The Geotalea uraniireducens Rf4 genome window below encodes:
- a CDS encoding acetyl-CoA hydrolase/transferase C-terminal domain-containing protein, with translation MGELRKRIRKTSLHARIMSAEDTVPFFKNGMDLGWSGFTPVGYPKVVPAALADHVEKNGLQGKMRFNLFIGASIGGEVEDRWASLQMTDKRWPYQTGKVIQKQVNDGTVRMGDKHLSLYAQDLAYGFYTKDNGGRFDLGLIEASGITEDGGIILAGSIGVAPEVIQNADKLIIEINTAIPSFEGLHDIVMTERPPFKKPYLVTRVDDRVGSLHVPCDPDKIVAIVESRMPDNGRPLSPPDEISEQIAANILDFFQFEVKAGRLPKNLLPLQSGVGNIANAVVGGMVKGPFANVKVWTEVLQDTMLDFFDSGKLDFASSTSLSLSVDGFKRLYADWEKYTSRVVLRPIQFSNHPEAIRRLGVIAMNTPVEFDIYGHANSTLVGGTRMINGIGGSGDFLRNAYLSIMHTPSTRPSKSDPTGITCVVPMVPHVDHTEHDLDVLVTEQGLADLRGLCPRERAKEIVDKCVHSDYKPIMQDYFERARRECFERNVGHEPHMLFKVFKMQQKLAEKGTMKIDNWD, from the coding sequence ATGGGCGAGCTACGCAAGAGGATCAGAAAGACCAGTCTCCATGCAAGGATCATGAGCGCTGAGGATACCGTCCCGTTTTTCAAGAACGGCATGGACCTGGGCTGGTCAGGCTTTACGCCGGTCGGCTATCCGAAGGTGGTTCCCGCTGCGCTGGCGGACCATGTGGAGAAGAACGGCCTGCAAGGGAAGATGCGCTTCAACCTCTTCATCGGTGCCTCCATCGGCGGCGAAGTCGAGGACCGCTGGGCGAGCCTGCAGATGACCGATAAGCGCTGGCCCTACCAGACCGGCAAGGTGATCCAGAAACAGGTCAATGACGGTACGGTGCGCATGGGGGACAAGCACCTGTCGCTATACGCCCAGGACCTGGCTTACGGCTTTTACACCAAGGATAATGGCGGCAGGTTCGATCTCGGTCTGATCGAGGCGAGCGGCATCACCGAGGACGGCGGGATCATCCTGGCAGGCTCCATCGGTGTCGCCCCTGAAGTCATCCAGAACGCGGATAAGCTGATCATCGAGATCAATACCGCAATCCCGTCCTTCGAGGGGCTCCACGACATCGTCATGACCGAGCGCCCCCCTTTCAAAAAACCCTATCTGGTCACACGGGTCGACGACCGGGTCGGTTCCCTCCATGTGCCGTGCGACCCTGACAAGATCGTCGCCATCGTCGAATCGCGGATGCCGGATAACGGCCGCCCCCTCTCTCCGCCGGACGAGATCTCGGAACAGATCGCAGCCAACATCCTCGACTTTTTCCAGTTCGAGGTAAAGGCAGGCCGCCTGCCGAAAAATTTGCTGCCCCTCCAGTCGGGGGTGGGGAACATCGCCAATGCCGTGGTCGGCGGTATGGTAAAGGGACCCTTTGCCAACGTCAAGGTCTGGACCGAGGTTCTCCAGGATACCATGCTCGACTTCTTCGATTCCGGCAAGCTCGATTTCGCTTCCTCCACCTCCCTTTCCCTGTCGGTTGACGGATTCAAACGTCTCTATGCCGACTGGGAAAAGTACACCAGCCGGGTGGTGCTCCGCCCCATACAGTTCAGCAACCATCCTGAGGCGATCCGCCGCCTTGGTGTCATCGCCATGAACACCCCGGTCGAATTCGATATCTACGGCCACGCCAACTCCACTTTGGTCGGGGGCACCCGGATGATCAACGGCATCGGCGGCTCCGGCGACTTCCTCCGCAATGCCTATCTCTCCATCATGCATACACCCTCCACCCGTCCGAGCAAGAGCGACCCGACCGGCATCACCTGCGTCGTGCCGATGGTTCCCCATGTGGATCACACCGAGCATGACCTGGACGTACTGGTCACCGAGCAGGGGCTGGCCGACCTGCGCGGCCTCTGCCCGCGGGAGAGGGCGAAGGAAATAGTCGACAAGTGCGTTCACTCCGATTACAAGCCGATCATGCAGGACTATTTCGAGCGGGCCAGGCGCGAGTGTTTTGAACGGAATGTCGGCCATGAGCCGCACATGCTCTTCAAGGTCTTCAAGATGCAGCAGAAGCTTGCTGAAAAAGGAACCATGAAAATTGACAACTGGGATTGA
- a CDS encoding MerR family transcriptional regulator has product MNTLRGDEVAESIGDVAKSLGLTTRTLRYWEEVGIIESVERTDGGTRGYTPYYVRRIKFIMKLKDLGLTIKEMQDLYIAYGDAKQTEKMIPRLIEVLDMHINKVDEKMAKLALLRKEIVDYRQKMVERFNVSRG; this is encoded by the coding sequence ATGAACACATTAAGAGGCGATGAAGTAGCAGAATCGATTGGCGATGTGGCAAAATCGCTGGGACTGACAACCAGGACTCTCCGTTACTGGGAGGAAGTGGGCATCATAGAATCCGTCGAACGAACGGATGGCGGGACCAGGGGGTATACCCCCTATTACGTCAGGCGGATCAAGTTCATCATGAAACTGAAAGATCTTGGTCTGACCATAAAGGAGATGCAGGATTTATACATAGCCTACGGCGATGCCAAGCAAACCGAAAAAATGATCCCGCGCCTGATCGAAGTATTGGACATGCACATTAACAAGGTTGACGAGAAGATGGCTAAACTGGCGTTGTTGCGAAAAGAGATTGTCGACTACCGACAGAAGATGGTCGAGCGCTTCAATGTCAGCCGGGGATAA